One genomic region from Argentina anserina chromosome 2, drPotAnse1.1, whole genome shotgun sequence encodes:
- the LOC126782287 gene encoding golgin IMH1-like, producing the protein MASSKLLILSVFLALIFSQIRADASVGEREPLEVVRSDGADSSALKIELDQLKSKIHSLEFEVDEKVKQLQSKDEIVEQKNKIIKVNSDVITALQKEVDSLQKKGSQDAEKQVDKAHARAGELEKQVEKLKKELEAQHKEKEALEARANQAEKKVDVLILKIDKIEKTNDQQKTKIRNTERALKVAEEEMLKAKFEATLKAKALTEVHGAWLPHWLAVHFGYCKSYVEKHWNEHGKPAAELVIQKALEKKAQAGKWAEPHVEAVKTKWVPAVKEQWSVVKESVEPHVQSLKTKSIEAYETSKSTLAPHVIKAQEFVDPYFQEAKKISKPYVDQVATVAKPHVEKVRVVLKPYTKQAVQAYEKFLKSASTYHHQVQTSVRDTLKNHELTRPLATKELEWFAASALLALPVLILFRVLSSLFCTKSKKPVRSSHHSRRKAKRGHPDK; encoded by the exons ATGGCGTCCTCAAAGCTCTTGATACTCTCAGTCTTTCTGGCCCTGATTTTCTCGCAGATTAGGGCCGACGCTTCAGTCGGAGAGCGTGAGCCACTGGAAGTAGTCCGATCGGACGGCGCTGATTCCTCCGCTCTGAAGATCGAGTTGGATCAGCTCAAGTCGAAGATCCACTCCCTTG AATTCGAAGTAGACGAGAAAGTCAAGCAACTGCAAAGTAAGGATGAGATTGTGGAGCAGAAGAataaaatcattaaagtgaACTCGGATGTCATCACTGCTCTGCAGAAAGAAGTTGATTCTCTCCAG AAAAAGGGATCGCAGGATGCTGAGAAGCAGGTTGACAAGGCTCATGCACGCGCTGGTGAATTAGAGAAACAG GTTGAGAAGCTTAAAAAGGAGTTGGAAGCACAACATAAGGAGAAAGAGGCTTTGGAAGCCCGGGCCAATCAAGCGGAGAAGAAGGTTGATGTTTTGATCTTAAAAATAGATAAG ATTGAGAAGACTAATGATCAACAAAAGACCAAAATTCGAAATACTGAGCGTGCTCTTAAAGTTGCCGAG GAAGAAATGTTGAAGGCAAAGTTTGAGGCTACTCTAAAAGCAAAAGCATTAACAGAG GTTCATGGTGCATGGCTTCCACATTGGCTTGCTGTTCACTTTGGCTATTGCAAG TCCTATGTAGAGAAACACTGGAATGAGCATGGAAAACCTGCTGCCGAATTGGTGATTCAGAAG GCCCTGGAGAAAAAGGCTCAAGCTGGAAAATGGGCTGAACCCCATGTGGAAGCAGTTAAAACT AAATGGGTCCCTGCAGTCAAGGAACAGTGGTCGGTGGTGAAAGAATCTGTTGAACCTCATGTGCAATCACTAAAAACAAAGTCTATTGAAGCTTATGAGACATCAAAAAGTACATTAGCTCCTCATGTTATAAAAGCACAAGAATTTGTTGATCCCTACTTTCAG GAGGCAAAAAAGATCAGCAAGCCATATGTTGATCAGGTAGCCACTGTTGCAAAACCTCATGTTGAGAAAGTTAGAGTGGTGTTGAAGCCCTATACAAAGCAGGCAGTTCAGGCCTACGAGAAGTTTCTCAAGTCCGCTTCAACATATCATCATCAG GTTCAAACTTCCGTACGAGATACGCTGAAAAATCATGAACTGACAAGACCTCTTGCTACAAAAGAGTTGGAGTGGTTTGCG GCCTCTGCCCTGTTGGCTCTTCCCGTCTTAATTCTGTTCAGAGTTTTATCCTCACTTTTCTG TACAAAGTCAAAGAAACCTGTACGGAGTTCCCACCATTCACGTCGCAAGGCCAAGAGGGGTCATCCAGACAAGTAG
- the LOC126783359 gene encoding protein CUP-SHAPED COTYLEDON 1 translates to MSTGDHANKEDNLPPGFRFHPTDEELITYYLMNKISDATFTGRAIADVDLNKCEPWELPAKAKMGEKEWYFFSLRDRKYPTGVRTNRATNTGYWKTTGKDKEIFNSATSELVGMKKTLVFYRGRAPRGEKSNWVMHEYRIHAKSSFRPAKDEWVVCRVFQKSAGVKKYPPSNQSSSSSRVANPYNMELIGPSVNVVQSPIMHLGHEHQFPNYGRSYMTNADMAELSRVLRGGGIAPGSTSSPMNLPLLQPQFNYPNIGGGGFTISGLNLNLGGPSTQSNLRPMPPLNQAHQGMNNQQDVANSSMMTSANGAVGQDQAGYGSIDMNNGNVPAGNRYMNMVDHCVDLDNYWPPPPY, encoded by the exons atGAGTACAGGAGATCATGCAAATAAGGAGGACAATTTGCCACCAGGGTTTCGATTTCATCCAACAGATGAAGAACTAATCACGTATTATCTGATGAACAAGATATCAGATGCTACATTCACAGGAAGGGCAATCGCTGATGTTGATCTCAACAAGTGTGAACCATGGGAACTTCctg CAAAGGCGAAAATGGGAGAGAAGGAGTGGTACTTCTTCAGCCTTCGAGATCGGAAATACCCAACCGGAGTGAGAACAAACCGAGCCACAAACACTGGTTACTGGAAGACCACAGGAAAAGACAAAGAAATCTTCAACAGTGCCACTTCTGAGTTGGTTGGGATGAAGAAAACGCTAGTTTTCTATAGAGGCCGAGCTCCCAGGGGCGAGAAATCCAACTGGGTTATGCATGAATATCGCATTCATGCCAAATCCAGCTTTAGACCTGCTAAG GATGAATGGGTAGTTTGCCGAGTATTCCAGAAGAGTGCTGGTGTTAAGAAGTACCCTCCCTCAAACCAATCCTCATCTTCATCAAGAGTAGCAAATCCCTACAACATGGAATTGATAGGTCCGAGCGTTAACGTAGTACAATCACCAATAATGCACCTAGGTCATGAGCACCAGTTCCCTAACTACGGCAGAAGCTACATGACCAATGCTGATATGGCAGAGCTTTCCAGGGTCCTAAGAGGTGGTGGCATTGCTCCTGGTTCGACCAGTAGTCCTATGAACCTTCCATTACTTCAACCCCAGTTCAACTACCCTAAcatcggaggaggaggcttTACAATTTCCGGGCTCAATTTGAACCTTGGAGGGCCATCAACTCAGTCTAATTTAAGGCCAATGCCTCCATTAAATCAAGCTCATCAGGGAATGAACAATCAACAAGATGTTGCTAACTCTTCTATGATGACTAGTGCTAATGGTGCTGTTGGTCAAGATCAAGCTGGATATGGTAGCATAGACATGAACAATGGAAATGTTCCTGCAGGGAACAGGTACATGAACATGGTCGACCATTGCGTTGATCTTGATAACTACTGGCCACCGCCACCGTATTAG